TGCGGCGATGCCGGTTGCCTCTCCCGTGGCCCCGTCCGGTGCCCCGGCTTCCTGGGTGAAGAGCGCGATGAGCTCGTCGGGGAGCCGCAGGTCAAGGGTGTCCTCGGTGTCGGTGCTCGCGCCGGAGCCCGAACTGGGACCCGAGCCGGGACCCGAACAGGGCCCCGTGTCGGTGCCGAGTTCGGTGGTGGGGGCGGTACCGGCGTCGGTGCTCGCATCGGTGGGAGGCACGGCGACGCTCCTCTCAGGAGACGGGTGGGTCATGTTCCTCAGGAATGAAGGGGGTTGGCGATGGTGACGTAGACGGACTGCGTGTCGACGGGACCGACGAGTTCGTCGAGGCCGTGCAGCCGGGTCAGCAGGTTGGCCTTGCAGCGCAGGACCGGTGAGTCGAGCAGGTGGGCCGGCAGGGGCGTACGCAGCCGGGCCGGGCCGGTGGCCACGTCCGTGAGGAAGCGGCGGAAGGCGGCGAGCAACAGCTGTTCGTCGGCCAGGCGTTGGGAGCCGAACGCGCCGACGAGGCCGAGCACGTTGTTGATGGCGAGGTAGTAGGCGAAGCGTTCGTCGGTGACCTCGTCGGAAACGAACGTGTCGCTGTGCTCGCCGATGCCGGGCAGCCGAGCGTCGAGTTCGGCGCGCCGTGACTCGCGGAAGTAGTAGCCCTGGTTGTCGCGGTAGCGGCCGCCTTTGGGCCAGCCTTCGGGGTCCAGCAGGAGCAGGGTGTTCTGCTGGTGCGCTTCCAGGGCGATTCCCGCCTCGCTGTCCAGCCAGAGCACGGGGCGTACGACCTGCTCCAGATAGCGCAGGAACCACTCGGTGGCGACGGCGCCGCGTGGGCGGCCGGTGCGTCCGGCGAGCCCGGTGACGATCTCGGTGAGCCGGGAGCGCATGAGGGGCAGGCCCTGTGCCGGGTTCTGTGCGCCGGGTTGGGCGTGGGGCCGGGGCGAGACCAGTCCCGCCACGCACCCGGCGTCGTCCGTCGGGCTGAACGGGTTGTGGCGGATCATCACGTCGAGCCCGGGCAGGGGGCTGCCGTCGGGATTGTTGACGGCGAGCCAGGCAGGGTCGCGCACGATGTCGAAGCCCGGGTGGACGGCCTGCCACTGCATGAACAGGCCACTGCGCAGCAGACGGTGGACCTCCACGCCACGGTGGAGTTCCTTGCGGAGGTTCTCACGACGGGAGTTGGTGATACGCAGGCCCAGGCACAGCTTCAGCATCGCGGGCGCGCCGGAGCGGTAGACGGTGCGGACCGAGGAGGTGGGGTGCCACGGGACACCGTGCGGGCCGAGGTCCTGGAGCAGCCCGGCATCCAGCAGAGCTGCGGTCTCGGGACGGTGACGCGCCTCGCCCAGCTGCCAGGGGTGCAGCGGCAGGGCCGCGTACCCGTCGGGCAGCGGCAGCCCGGCACCGGCCAACCGCAGAGTGAGCTGCTCCGCGGAGACGCGGCGGCCGCGTTCCGTCCACGCCGAGTCGGCGGCCAGCACCGACGGGGCGACAGCCATCCAGTGCAGAGGGAAGGAGCCGCGCAACTCGGGTGAATACAGCCGGGCTTCGGCCTCGGAGAGTCCGTCGCGGCTCTTCGGCGTCGGGTGCAGCGGGTGGCCCAGCAAAAGGGCCTGTTCGGCGGCGAGAAAGAGGTCAGGTTCGTCGGCCGGGTGTTGCCTGCGGTCGCTGATGAACACGGCGGTGCGGCGTACGGAGTCGGCGACGCGGCCGACGAGGTCGGCGCCGTCACCAGCAGGGCTGTGCGCGGCAGCCTGAGGTTCGGGGTGAGCCGTGGCGGCTCCGAGGGGCGCTCCGCCGGGCTCTGGCGCGTGAGGTGCGGTGGGCGACGGGTCGACGGAGACGCGAGCGGGGGTGGCGCTCGTGGCTGCCGACGCGGTCGCCGATTGCCGGGCGAGCAGTACCGCCACCGTGACCGCGTCGGCGGGTGGTACCTCGTCGGGGGCGTCGGCGAGGTACGGAAGGCCGAAGCGGTGCCAGCCGGTGGCGGACCAGTAGTGGACGGGGGCCACGAGGGTCGTGCCGCTGGTGGGGAGGGGGATGCGGAGGGTGCCGTCGTCGGGGGCCGGCAGGTTGTTCTCCCGTACCCAGCACCGCAGCAGGTTCTCCACGGCCGCCGCCTGGGCCGCGGTCTGCGCGTCAGGATGCTCCAGCAGGTCGGCGGTGGCGCCGCGCGGCCGCTCGGACTTCCGGGCCGCTTCCTTCTGCCGGGGGACCGATTCGGCCTCCGGCCTGAGGGGGGTCTGCGTGCCACAGGCCGCTCGCTCGTGGGTGTGGGGACGGCCGTCGGGTGCGGGGGTGGCGTTCACGAGAGTTCCTTGTGGGTCGTTCGGGCTCGTGGGGCGACGAACCCGGGCGTAACTGGCGTGTGTTGGGTCTTGGGCGTTCCTGTTAATTCGGGTGGAGGTGGTGGGACGAGTCGATGTGGGGGTGGTCTGTGTGACCGGGATGGGCTCCAGCGGTGGGGGCCCGCTGGGTCCGCGTGAGGCGGGCAGCGGCCTGAACGGGCAAACGCGGACCGGGCGAACCGGGCGCGGGAGGCGGCCCGGGCGGCCCGGGCGGGTCGGGCGGGTCGGGCGGGTCGGGCGCGTAGGGCAGGCCGGGGCGGTCGGCGTCGGCCCAGCGAGGGCAAGGATTCAAGGATTCGCGGCAGCTCCAACGCCGTACGAGACGGCCGTCGCGCCAACTGACGCTTTGATCAAGCCCAATCCCCCCGGGGTCCCGTTCCTACGGCGTCCGCCCACGCCCCAGGTCCCCCCGTGCCCCCGCCAACGCCCCCACCGCGTCCGCGAGTCGGTCGAGCACGGCGGTCGCCTGTTCGTCGCTGATGGTCAGCGGGGGCAGGAGGCGCACGACGCTGGAACGGCGGCCGCCGAGTTCCACGATCAAGCCACGGCGGAGGCACTCTCGCTGGACGGCGGCGGCGAGTTCGGGAGCGGCCGATGGGGGGGCGCCGACGGCGGCGTGCGGGGTCGCTTCCGGGTCGACGAATTCGACGCCGATCATCAGTCCCCGACCCCGTACATCGCCGATGCAGGGGAATTCGTCCGCGAGTTTGCGGAGTTGGGCCAGTATGTGGGTCCCCAGGGTGCCGGCGCGCTCGGCGAGACGGTTCTCGCGGACGTACGCGAGAGTCGCCGTGCCTGCGGCCATGGCGAGCTGGTTGCCGCGGAACGTGCCCGCGTGGGCGCCGGGTTGCCAGACGTCGAGGTCGTCGCGGTAGACGACGACGGCCAGCGGCAGGCTGCCGCCGATGGCCTTGGACAGGACCATCACGTCCGGTGTGATCCCGCTGTGTTCCACCGCCCAGAAGGCGCCGGTCCGGCCGACTCCGGTCTGGACCTCGTCCGCGATCAGGGGGATCGATCGTGCCGCGGTGATCTCGCGCATCCGGCGCATCCAGGCGTCGGGCGCGGGAATCACTCCGCCTTCGCCTTGGACGGGTTCGAGGATCATCCCGGCGGGGCGCGGTACGCCCGACTTGCTGTCGTCGAGCACGGACTCGGTCCAGCGCGCGGCGAGTTCGGCGCCGCGGTCGCCGCCGATCCCGAACGGGCAGCGGTAGTCCTGCGGATACGGCAGGCGCGCGACACGTACCTCGGTAGCGTCCCCGGATGCTTCGAGCGCCCCCGCGGTCATCCCGTGGTACGCGCCGGTGAACGCGAGCAGCCCCGTGCGCCCGGTCGCCGCGCGCACCAGCTTGAACGCGGCCTCGACGGCGTCCGTCCCGGCCGGTCCGCAGAACCGGACCCGGGCACGGTCGGCGAACCGGGGTGGAAGCGTGCGGAACAGCTCCGTGGTGAAGGCGTCCTTCAGAGGCGTGGCGAGGTCGAGGACGTGCAGCGGCGCCCCCGAGTCGAGGACCCTTCTGATCGCCTCCAGGACCACCGGATGGTTGTGCCCGAGGGCCAGGGTCCCGGCACCCGAGAGGCAGTCGAGATAGCGGCGCCCGTCGGCGCCCTCGATCGTCAGCCCGCGCGCCCGCACGGGAACGATCGGAAGGGCGCGCGCATAGGTGCGCGCCGCCGACTCGCGCGCCGACTGGCGCCGCAGAATCCCCTCGTGCGCCGCGCGCGCCCCGTCGGGCGCTCCGGGACGAGTCTCCTGCGCCCCCTCAGACACTTCGGGCGCCCTCATCGGCACCACCGCAGGCTCGGTCACGGCCACGACTACAGGTCCTCCCGCTGTCCAGAGGCGACTTGGCAGGGGGCTCCGAACGCAGGCGGCAGGCCCCGCGTACGTACCAACGACGCGACCCGCGCGGGGAAGCGGGTGAGCCGAAGATCCTTGCCGTCACGGAACCGTTGCCACTCCGGCCCGGCCTCACATCCCGCGGCGTCGCCTCGGCGATCCCGTCCGAGACCGCCCGGAGCCGCAGCGGAGACGGCGCTGCCGCGTGCCGGCCGGGCGGACGGTCTCAGCGGGCGGCATCCGGCCCTTCCGCGGTCGGGCTCCGTCCGTCCGGCCGGGCGATCGCGGTGGAGATCGCCTCCGCTGCCCGGGTCAGAGCCGCGACGATCCCCTGCACCCGGTCCGGCGAGTACCGCACGCTCGGCATGGCCACCGACACGGCCGCGACCGTCTCGCCGTGGGCGTCGGTCACGCCCCGGCCGATGGCGACGACACCGCGCTCGGAGCGTTCCAGGTTCAGTGCCACGCCGCTGCGCCGGACCCCTCGCAGCTCGGTGCGCAGCTCAGCGAGGTCCGGGTGCTCCGCGGTGCCGTCGCCGGGAGTGGTGGCGTAGAGCGCGGTCAGCTCGTCGTCGGGGAGAGCCGCGAGCATGACCAGGCCGCCGGACACCTGGTGGGCGGGGAAGACCATGCCCTCCCGGTTGCCCACTCTGAGCGACTGCGCGCACTCGACGGAGGCGATGAACCGTACGGTCCGGCCGACGCGGATCGAGAGGCTCGCGGTCTCGTCGAGCGTGTCGACGAGGGCCCGCAGCGGGCCGAGGGCGGCGGATCGGATGGCGGCGACGTTCGACTGCGCCTTGGCGGCGATCTCCAGGACCGGGCCGACGCGGTAGCTGCGGTCCTCGTTCTGGACAGCGAAAT
This genomic interval from Streptomyces dengpaensis contains the following:
- a CDS encoding IclR family transcriptional regulator — protein: MKNPPAYGVSSVDHALQLAVILQVEGPLTVSEAARRLGVARSSAHRLLSTLVYRDFAVQNEDRSYRVGPVLEIAAKAQSNVAAIRSAALGPLRALVDTLDETASLSIRVGRTVRFIASVECAQSLRVGNREGMVFPAHQVSGGLVMLAALPDDELTALYATTPGDGTAEHPDLAELRTELRGVRRSGVALNLERSERGVVAIGRGVTDAHGETVAAVSVAMPSVRYSPDRVQGIVAALTRAAEAISTAIARPDGRSPTAEGPDAAR
- a CDS encoding diaminobutyrate--2-oxoglutarate transaminase family protein yields the protein MRAPEVSEGAQETRPGAPDGARAAHEGILRRQSARESAARTYARALPIVPVRARGLTIEGADGRRYLDCLSGAGTLALGHNHPVVLEAIRRVLDSGAPLHVLDLATPLKDAFTTELFRTLPPRFADRARVRFCGPAGTDAVEAAFKLVRAATGRTGLLAFTGAYHGMTAGALEASGDATEVRVARLPYPQDYRCPFGIGGDRGAELAARWTESVLDDSKSGVPRPAGMILEPVQGEGGVIPAPDAWMRRMREITAARSIPLIADEVQTGVGRTGAFWAVEHSGITPDVMVLSKAIGGSLPLAVVVYRDDLDVWQPGAHAGTFRGNQLAMAAGTATLAYVRENRLAERAGTLGTHILAQLRKLADEFPCIGDVRGRGLMIGVEFVDPEATPHAAVGAPPSAAPELAAAVQRECLRRGLIVELGGRRSSVVRLLPPLTISDEQATAVLDRLADAVGALAGARGDLGRGRTP
- a CDS encoding IucA/IucC family protein: MNATPAPDGRPHTHERAACGTQTPLRPEAESVPRQKEAARKSERPRGATADLLEHPDAQTAAQAAAVENLLRCWVRENNLPAPDDGTLRIPLPTSGTTLVAPVHYWSATGWHRFGLPYLADAPDEVPPADAVTVAVLLARQSATASAATSATPARVSVDPSPTAPHAPEPGGAPLGAATAHPEPQAAAHSPAGDGADLVGRVADSVRRTAVFISDRRQHPADEPDLFLAAEQALLLGHPLHPTPKSRDGLSEAEARLYSPELRGSFPLHWMAVAPSVLAADSAWTERGRRVSAEQLTLRLAGAGLPLPDGYAALPLHPWQLGEARHRPETAALLDAGLLQDLGPHGVPWHPTSSVRTVYRSGAPAMLKLCLGLRITNSRRENLRKELHRGVEVHRLLRSGLFMQWQAVHPGFDIVRDPAWLAVNNPDGSPLPGLDVMIRHNPFSPTDDAGCVAGLVSPRPHAQPGAQNPAQGLPLMRSRLTEIVTGLAGRTGRPRGAVATEWFLRYLEQVVRPVLWLDSEAGIALEAHQQNTLLLLDPEGWPKGGRYRDNQGYYFRESRRAELDARLPGIGEHSDTFVSDEVTDERFAYYLAINNVLGLVGAFGSQRLADEQLLLAAFRRFLTDVATGPARLRTPLPAHLLDSPVLRCKANLLTRLHGLDELVGPVDTQSVYVTIANPLHS